The proteins below are encoded in one region of Anguilla anguilla isolate fAngAng1 chromosome 3, fAngAng1.pri, whole genome shotgun sequence:
- the dlg4b gene encoding disks large homolog 4 isoform X7, with product MFVSVWYAKKMGRRFINNVRKAKKQRQRMLANSPPVVVNTETLDGSPYVNGTDGEVEYEEITLERGNSGLGFSIAGGTDNPHVGDDPSIFITKIIPGGAAAQDGRLRVNDSILFVNDVDVREVTHSLAVEALKEAGAIVRLYVLRRKPAAEKVTEIKLIKGPKGLGFSIAGGVGNQHVPGDNSIYVTKIIEGGAAHKDGRLQIGDKILAVNTVSLEDVMHEDAVGALKNTAEVVYLRVAKPTTLYPTDSYNPPDLTSSYSPHMDNEMGHPNYLTSEYPQALTPTSPRRYSPIPKGMMGDDDIPREPRRVLIHRGSTGLGFNIVGGEDGEGIFISFILAGGPADLSGELRKGDQILSVNGVDLRHATHEQAAAALKNAGQTVTIIAQYRPEEYSRFEAKIHDLREQLMNSSMGSGTTSLRSNAKRSFYIRALFDYDKTADCGFLSQAVGFRFGEVLHVLDCGDEEWWQARRVSIQGECDEVGFIPSKRRVERKEWSRMKTKDRDRSRDSIGSQGRDDFIQSYEMVTQVEVHYARPIIILGPTKDRVNDDLLSEFPDKFGSCVPHTTRPKREYEVDGRDYHFVSSREQMEKDIQSHRFIEAGQYNSHLYGTSVQSVREVAEQQGKHCILDVSANAVRRLQAAQLHPIAIFIRPRSLENILEINKRLTEEQARKALDRAVKLEQDFIECFSAIVEGDSFEEIYHKIKTVIEEQSGPYIWIPARERL from the exons gCCAACTCCCCTCCTGTGGTTGTTAACACTGAGACACTTGATGGCTCCCCCTAC gTGAATGGTACAGATGGAGAAGTGGAGTATGAAGAGATCACATTGGAGAGG GGGAACTCAGGTCTGGGCTTCAGCATTGCTGGAGGGACAGATAACCCCCACGTGGGTGATGATCCCAGCATCTTCATCACCAAAATCATTCCTGGGGGCGCGGCCGCCCAGGACGGCAGACTCAG GGTGAATGACAGCATCCTGTTTGTGAACGACGTGGACGTGCGGGAGGTGACGCACAGCCTGGCCGTGGAGGCGCTGAAGGAGGCCGGCGCCATCGTCCGGCTCTACGTCCTGCGCCGAAAGCCCGCCGCGGAGAAAGTCACCGAGATCAAACTCATCAAGGGCCCCAAAG gccTGGGCTTCAGTATAGCTGGAGGCGTTGGGAACCAGCACGTACCCGGAGACAACAGCATCTACGTCACCAAGATCATCGAGGGCGGGGCCGCACACAAGGATGGGCGGCTACAGATTGGAGACAAAATACTGGCT GTGAACACAGTGTCTCTGGAGGACGTGATGCACGAGGATGCGGTGGGGGCGTTGAAGAACACGGCGGAGGTGGTGTACCTGAGGGTGGCCAAGCccaccaccctgtaccccacCGACAGCTACAACCCCCCCGACCTCACCAGCT CGTACTCTCCACACATGGACAATGAGATGGGCCATCCCAACTACCTGACCTCGGAATACCCACAAGCCCTCACTCCCACCTCCCCACGCAGGTATTCTCCCATCCCCAAGGGCATGATGGGAGATGATGACATACCAAG GGAGCCCAGGAGGGTTCTCATCCACCGGGGCTCCACGGGGCTGGGCTTCAACATCGTGGGCGGTGAGGATGGCGAGGGCATCTTCATCTCCTTCATCCTGGCGGGGGGCCCGGCCGACCTGAGCGGGGAACTGCGCAAGGGCGACCAGATACTGAGT GTTAATGGAGTGGACCTTCGGCATGCCACACAtgagcaggctgctgctgcactgAAGAACGCCGGACAAACTGTCACCATCATCGCCCAGTACAGACCCGAGG agtaTAGCCGTTTTGAGGCGAAGATCCACGATCTGCGGGAGCAGCTCATGAATAGCAGTATGGGCTCTGGGACCACATCACTGAGGAGCAACGCCAAGAGGAGCTTCTACATCAG ggcccTGTTTGACTACGATAAGACCGCAGACTGTGGCTTCCTGAGTCAGGCGGTGGGCTTCCGCTTTGGGGAGGTGCTGCACGTGCTGGACTGCGGGGACGAGGAGTGGTGGCAGGCGCGACGGGTCAGCATCCAGGGCGAGTGCGACGAGGTCGGGTTCATACCCAGCAAGAGGAG GGTTGAGCGGAAGGAGTGGTCGCGAATGAAGACGAAAGACAGG GACCGAAGTCGAGACAGCATAGGATCGCAAG GGAGAGATGATTTCATACAGAGCTATGAGATGGTCACGCAAGTGGAAG tgcATTACGCGCGGCCGATCATCATCCTCGGCCCGACGAAGGACCGCGTGAACGATGACCTGCTGTCTGAATTCCCCGACAAGTTTGGGTCCTGTGTTCCCC ACACCACGCGGCCCAAGCGGGAGTATGAGGTGGACGGGCGGGACTACCACTTTGTGTCGTCACGGGAGCAGATGGAGAAGGACATTCAGAGCCACCGCTTCATCGAAGCCGGGCAGTACAACAGCCACCTGTATGGCACCAGCGTCCAGAGCGTCCGGGAGGTGGCAGAGCAG CAAGGGAAGCACTGCATCCTGGACGTGTCAGCCAATGCCGTGCGGAGACTGCAGGCCGCCCAGCTCCACCCCATCGCTATCTTCATCCGCCCCAGAtctctggaaaatatttt AGAGATCAACAAGCGCCTGACTGAGGAACAGGCTCGGAAGGCCCTGGACCGCGCTGTGAAACTGGAACAGGACTTCATCGAGTGCTTCTCAG CCATTGTGGAAGGAGACAGCTTCGAGGAGATCTATCACAAGATTAAGACAGTGATCGAGGAGCAGTCTGGGCCATACATCTGGATTCCTGCCAGGGAGAGACTGTGA
- the dlg4b gene encoding disks large homolog 4 isoform X6, which translates to MEHSPAHLAPGKSGELMHLSDKSLAPMDGMHGYAPHTHLSPIKPVLMSTGHTPIYTSAASTLANSPPVVVNTETLDGSPYVNGTDGEVEYEEITLERGNSGLGFSIAGGTDNPHVGDDPSIFITKIIPGGAAAQDGRLRVNDSILFVNDVDVREVTHSLAVEALKEAGAIVRLYVLRRKPAAEKVTEIKLIKGPKGLGFSIAGGVGNQHVPGDNSIYVTKIIEGGAAHKDGRLQIGDKILAVNTVSLEDVMHEDAVGALKNTAEVVYLRVAKPTTLYPTDSYNPPDLTSSYSPHMDNEMGHPNYLTSEYPQALTPTSPRRYSPIPKGMMGDDDIPREPRRVLIHRGSTGLGFNIVGGEDGEGIFISFILAGGPADLSGELRKGDQILSVNGVDLRHATHEQAAAALKNAGQTVTIIAQYRPEEYSRFEAKIHDLREQLMNSSMGSGTTSLRSNAKRSFYIRALFDYDKTADCGFLSQAVGFRFGEVLHVLDCGDEEWWQARRVSIQGECDEVGFIPSKRRVERKEWSRMKTKDRDRSRDSIGSQGRDDFIQSYEMVTQVEVHYARPIIILGPTKDRVNDDLLSEFPDKFGSCVPHTTRPKREYEVDGRDYHFVSSREQMEKDIQSHRFIEAGQYNSHLYGTSVQSVREVAEQQGKHCILDVSANAVRRLQAAQLHPIAIFIRPRSLENILEINKRLTEEQARKALDRAVKLEQDFIECFSAIVEGDSFEEIYHKIKTVIEEQSGPYIWIPARERL; encoded by the exons gCCAACTCCCCTCCTGTGGTTGTTAACACTGAGACACTTGATGGCTCCCCCTAC gTGAATGGTACAGATGGAGAAGTGGAGTATGAAGAGATCACATTGGAGAGG GGGAACTCAGGTCTGGGCTTCAGCATTGCTGGAGGGACAGATAACCCCCACGTGGGTGATGATCCCAGCATCTTCATCACCAAAATCATTCCTGGGGGCGCGGCCGCCCAGGACGGCAGACTCAG GGTGAATGACAGCATCCTGTTTGTGAACGACGTGGACGTGCGGGAGGTGACGCACAGCCTGGCCGTGGAGGCGCTGAAGGAGGCCGGCGCCATCGTCCGGCTCTACGTCCTGCGCCGAAAGCCCGCCGCGGAGAAAGTCACCGAGATCAAACTCATCAAGGGCCCCAAAG gccTGGGCTTCAGTATAGCTGGAGGCGTTGGGAACCAGCACGTACCCGGAGACAACAGCATCTACGTCACCAAGATCATCGAGGGCGGGGCCGCACACAAGGATGGGCGGCTACAGATTGGAGACAAAATACTGGCT GTGAACACAGTGTCTCTGGAGGACGTGATGCACGAGGATGCGGTGGGGGCGTTGAAGAACACGGCGGAGGTGGTGTACCTGAGGGTGGCCAAGCccaccaccctgtaccccacCGACAGCTACAACCCCCCCGACCTCACCAGCT CGTACTCTCCACACATGGACAATGAGATGGGCCATCCCAACTACCTGACCTCGGAATACCCACAAGCCCTCACTCCCACCTCCCCACGCAGGTATTCTCCCATCCCCAAGGGCATGATGGGAGATGATGACATACCAAG GGAGCCCAGGAGGGTTCTCATCCACCGGGGCTCCACGGGGCTGGGCTTCAACATCGTGGGCGGTGAGGATGGCGAGGGCATCTTCATCTCCTTCATCCTGGCGGGGGGCCCGGCCGACCTGAGCGGGGAACTGCGCAAGGGCGACCAGATACTGAGT GTTAATGGAGTGGACCTTCGGCATGCCACACAtgagcaggctgctgctgcactgAAGAACGCCGGACAAACTGTCACCATCATCGCCCAGTACAGACCCGAGG agtaTAGCCGTTTTGAGGCGAAGATCCACGATCTGCGGGAGCAGCTCATGAATAGCAGTATGGGCTCTGGGACCACATCACTGAGGAGCAACGCCAAGAGGAGCTTCTACATCAG ggcccTGTTTGACTACGATAAGACCGCAGACTGTGGCTTCCTGAGTCAGGCGGTGGGCTTCCGCTTTGGGGAGGTGCTGCACGTGCTGGACTGCGGGGACGAGGAGTGGTGGCAGGCGCGACGGGTCAGCATCCAGGGCGAGTGCGACGAGGTCGGGTTCATACCCAGCAAGAGGAG GGTTGAGCGGAAGGAGTGGTCGCGAATGAAGACGAAAGACAGG GACCGAAGTCGAGACAGCATAGGATCGCAAG GGAGAGATGATTTCATACAGAGCTATGAGATGGTCACGCAAGTGGAAG tgcATTACGCGCGGCCGATCATCATCCTCGGCCCGACGAAGGACCGCGTGAACGATGACCTGCTGTCTGAATTCCCCGACAAGTTTGGGTCCTGTGTTCCCC ACACCACGCGGCCCAAGCGGGAGTATGAGGTGGACGGGCGGGACTACCACTTTGTGTCGTCACGGGAGCAGATGGAGAAGGACATTCAGAGCCACCGCTTCATCGAAGCCGGGCAGTACAACAGCCACCTGTATGGCACCAGCGTCCAGAGCGTCCGGGAGGTGGCAGAGCAG CAAGGGAAGCACTGCATCCTGGACGTGTCAGCCAATGCCGTGCGGAGACTGCAGGCCGCCCAGCTCCACCCCATCGCTATCTTCATCCGCCCCAGAtctctggaaaatatttt AGAGATCAACAAGCGCCTGACTGAGGAACAGGCTCGGAAGGCCCTGGACCGCGCTGTGAAACTGGAACAGGACTTCATCGAGTGCTTCTCAG CCATTGTGGAAGGAGACAGCTTCGAGGAGATCTATCACAAGATTAAGACAGTGATCGAGGAGCAGTCTGGGCCATACATCTGGATTCCTGCCAGGGAGAGACTGTGA
- the dlg4b gene encoding disks large homolog 4 isoform X8: protein MFVSVWYAKKMGRRFINNVRKAKKQRQRMLVNGTDGEVEYEEITLERGNSGLGFSIAGGTDNPHVGDDPSIFITKIIPGGAAAQDGRLRVNDSILFVNDVDVREVTHSLAVEALKEAGAIVRLYVLRRKPAAEKVTEIKLIKGPKGLGFSIAGGVGNQHVPGDNSIYVTKIIEGGAAHKDGRLQIGDKILAVNTVSLEDVMHEDAVGALKNTAEVVYLRVAKPTTLYPTDSYNPPDLTSSYSPHMDNEMGHPNYLTSEYPQALTPTSPRRYSPIPKGMMGDDDIPREPRRVLIHRGSTGLGFNIVGGEDGEGIFISFILAGGPADLSGELRKGDQILSVNGVDLRHATHEQAAAALKNAGQTVTIIAQYRPEEYSRFEAKIHDLREQLMNSSMGSGTTSLRSNAKRSFYIRALFDYDKTADCGFLSQAVGFRFGEVLHVLDCGDEEWWQARRVSIQGECDEVGFIPSKRRVERKEWSRMKTKDRDRSRDSIGSQGRDDFIQSYEMVTQVEVHYARPIIILGPTKDRVNDDLLSEFPDKFGSCVPHTTRPKREYEVDGRDYHFVSSREQMEKDIQSHRFIEAGQYNSHLYGTSVQSVREVAEQQGKHCILDVSANAVRRLQAAQLHPIAIFIRPRSLENILEINKRLTEEQARKALDRAVKLEQDFIECFSAIVEGDSFEEIYHKIKTVIEEQSGPYIWIPARERL, encoded by the exons gTGAATGGTACAGATGGAGAAGTGGAGTATGAAGAGATCACATTGGAGAGG GGGAACTCAGGTCTGGGCTTCAGCATTGCTGGAGGGACAGATAACCCCCACGTGGGTGATGATCCCAGCATCTTCATCACCAAAATCATTCCTGGGGGCGCGGCCGCCCAGGACGGCAGACTCAG GGTGAATGACAGCATCCTGTTTGTGAACGACGTGGACGTGCGGGAGGTGACGCACAGCCTGGCCGTGGAGGCGCTGAAGGAGGCCGGCGCCATCGTCCGGCTCTACGTCCTGCGCCGAAAGCCCGCCGCGGAGAAAGTCACCGAGATCAAACTCATCAAGGGCCCCAAAG gccTGGGCTTCAGTATAGCTGGAGGCGTTGGGAACCAGCACGTACCCGGAGACAACAGCATCTACGTCACCAAGATCATCGAGGGCGGGGCCGCACACAAGGATGGGCGGCTACAGATTGGAGACAAAATACTGGCT GTGAACACAGTGTCTCTGGAGGACGTGATGCACGAGGATGCGGTGGGGGCGTTGAAGAACACGGCGGAGGTGGTGTACCTGAGGGTGGCCAAGCccaccaccctgtaccccacCGACAGCTACAACCCCCCCGACCTCACCAGCT CGTACTCTCCACACATGGACAATGAGATGGGCCATCCCAACTACCTGACCTCGGAATACCCACAAGCCCTCACTCCCACCTCCCCACGCAGGTATTCTCCCATCCCCAAGGGCATGATGGGAGATGATGACATACCAAG GGAGCCCAGGAGGGTTCTCATCCACCGGGGCTCCACGGGGCTGGGCTTCAACATCGTGGGCGGTGAGGATGGCGAGGGCATCTTCATCTCCTTCATCCTGGCGGGGGGCCCGGCCGACCTGAGCGGGGAACTGCGCAAGGGCGACCAGATACTGAGT GTTAATGGAGTGGACCTTCGGCATGCCACACAtgagcaggctgctgctgcactgAAGAACGCCGGACAAACTGTCACCATCATCGCCCAGTACAGACCCGAGG agtaTAGCCGTTTTGAGGCGAAGATCCACGATCTGCGGGAGCAGCTCATGAATAGCAGTATGGGCTCTGGGACCACATCACTGAGGAGCAACGCCAAGAGGAGCTTCTACATCAG ggcccTGTTTGACTACGATAAGACCGCAGACTGTGGCTTCCTGAGTCAGGCGGTGGGCTTCCGCTTTGGGGAGGTGCTGCACGTGCTGGACTGCGGGGACGAGGAGTGGTGGCAGGCGCGACGGGTCAGCATCCAGGGCGAGTGCGACGAGGTCGGGTTCATACCCAGCAAGAGGAG GGTTGAGCGGAAGGAGTGGTCGCGAATGAAGACGAAAGACAGG GACCGAAGTCGAGACAGCATAGGATCGCAAG GGAGAGATGATTTCATACAGAGCTATGAGATGGTCACGCAAGTGGAAG tgcATTACGCGCGGCCGATCATCATCCTCGGCCCGACGAAGGACCGCGTGAACGATGACCTGCTGTCTGAATTCCCCGACAAGTTTGGGTCCTGTGTTCCCC ACACCACGCGGCCCAAGCGGGAGTATGAGGTGGACGGGCGGGACTACCACTTTGTGTCGTCACGGGAGCAGATGGAGAAGGACATTCAGAGCCACCGCTTCATCGAAGCCGGGCAGTACAACAGCCACCTGTATGGCACCAGCGTCCAGAGCGTCCGGGAGGTGGCAGAGCAG CAAGGGAAGCACTGCATCCTGGACGTGTCAGCCAATGCCGTGCGGAGACTGCAGGCCGCCCAGCTCCACCCCATCGCTATCTTCATCCGCCCCAGAtctctggaaaatatttt AGAGATCAACAAGCGCCTGACTGAGGAACAGGCTCGGAAGGCCCTGGACCGCGCTGTGAAACTGGAACAGGACTTCATCGAGTGCTTCTCAG CCATTGTGGAAGGAGACAGCTTCGAGGAGATCTATCACAAGATTAAGACAGTGATCGAGGAGCAGTCTGGGCCATACATCTGGATTCCTGCCAGGGAGAGACTGTGA